From the genome of Parabacteroides sp. FAFU027:
TCAAGAGACATTCACTCCTATACCGAATAAAATGCCCTATCCCCTACCTTTGTTTTTTGAGAAATCCCGATTTTAACGTTTGCGGATAAAAAGACTGAAAATGAAAAAGCACGAAGCCATCATTGAGACCAAGGTCATCGAATATGTCTTCGTGCTAAAATCAAGATGCTTATTGAGCCGATAGCCGGACTTGAACCGGCGACCTACGCGTTACGAATGCGTTGCTCTACCGACTGAGCTATATCGGCATTAACTATTAAAAGCAAAAATATAAATTTCTCTGAAATGGAGACTCTTTTTCCGAAGTTTTTTTGAGAAAAATAGATTCCTGTAAATGGAGGGGAAATCAATCAACTGATTTCTAGAGTAGTTCACAATGGTTCATAAAACGAAGAAGCGAACCCAAATTCGGATTCGCTTCTTCGTTTATTTTTTACCATCAGGCTTACGCTGGTCATTTTTACGCAAGACATCACGCGCAAAACGGAAGTCTGCCTGCTTTAGCTTGAGCACTTTCTGTGGTGAAAGTATTTTCTTAAATTTCTGGTAGTAGCTTTTCTCCATATTCGCCTCACAGACTTGCTTATTCAGCAGCTCGTCAAGAAGCGACAGACACTCTTCGTCTTTAGGATTCTGATTTTTGCGTAAGGCTCTTACTTTGTCAATCGTTTCCTTCATCATTTTGAAACGCTTTTCCTGCATTTCATTATATAGAGGGAAAAGTTTCGCTGCCTCTTCAGGTGTTATGCCCACCTCCTGAATAAGATACGCCATTTTTTGAGCATTAAATTTATCAACATCTAACGGGTGATGTTCATCCTTCTTTTCGTTTTGAGAGAAACCTTGCAAGCTCACCATCAAAACCAAAATAAAAAACAGATAGATTCTTTTCATTATAAATAGAGATAGAAATTTCTTTGTTACTATTGGTCTTCGCTCATATATTCGCAAAGAGAATATTCATCGACGCTCATCGCCAACTTCATGGTAACGGCATCATTTGAAGGTTCATTTACACCTGCGGTTACAGGTATAGGAGCCGAACCGGAACGGTCATTGGTCAACCGCTCAACAGACCAGAAAGCAACAGCCAACATTGCCGCCATGTAGAACATCGGTTTCACACGGTTCCAGAGTGAATAAACGGGAACTTTCTCTTCCTTTTTAATCTCCTTTTCGGGCAATGATTCCATCATTCTGGAATTGAATTGCTCAAAATAATTTTCCGGGACCTTAAAAGGCTGAGCGTTTCCGTATTGCTTTTTTATGTCTTCCAGATTCTTCATAACTTCTCAAAATTCGATATTTAGACTACTCAATGACTGAAAGGTTTAAATGTCCTTTGTCATAAAATCTTCAATTTTCTTGGCGGCATGATGATAAGAGGCTTTCAACGCCCCTACGGAAGTGCCGAGGATGTCAGACATTTCCTCGTATTTCATCTCATCAAAATAACGCATATTAAATACCAGTCTTTGTTTTTCGGGTAAACGAAGAATGGCTTTCTGTAATTTCATCTGCAACTCATCACCATCGAACCAGTCGTCACTCTCCAGCTTGTTCGCCAGATAGCTTTCGGTATCATCCATTTCAACTGTGCTGTGGCTATTCTGCTTATTCAGAAAGGTAATGCTTTCGTTGATGGCAATGCGGTAAAGCCAGGTAGAAAGTTTTGATTCCCCACGGAAACTTTCAATATTCACCCAAGCTTTCATAAAGGTATTTTGCAACACATCGTCCGTATCGTCATGAGAAATCACCATTTTCCGAATCTGCCAGTAAAGCTTTTCGCTGTAACGTGCCACAACCTTCGCAAAAGCCTGTCGTTGCTTTTCCGGATTTTGAAGTTGTCTGATTATCTCCAGTTCGTTGTATTCCACGTATCAAACTTTGGTTACAAATTTCATATTGCTGCAAATTTAATAGTTTTACGCGCATTTGCTATGACTGGGAAGTTAAGAATACGTTTAAATGCACATTCGCCTTATAACCTCTTTTCAGAAAATCAAATGCACACCTTAAGAGATGGAAAAATATGAGTATTTTTGCCGAAAACAAAAATGACATGGCTAAATACAACAGAATCTTACTGAAACTCAGCGGAGAATCGCTAATGGGCGAAAAACAATACGGTATTGACGAAGTCCGTCTGAATGAATATGCCGAGCAAATTAAGGAAATTTCAGCGATGGGAATCCAGATTGGCATCGTAATCGGCGGGGGAAATATCTTCCGTGGATTAAGCGGTGCGGCCAAAGGCTTCGACCGGGTAAAAGGTGACCAGATGGGTATGCTCGCTACTGTAATCAACAGTCTGGCATTGAGCTCTGCTCTGACTGCCATCGGCCAACCGGCACGCATTTTTACCGCTACCCCAATGTATCCGATTGGCGAGCATTACAGCAACCTGAAAGCTATCGAAGCTATGAATCACGGTGAGATCGCCATTCTTTCAGGGGGAACCGGTAATCCTTTCTTCACGACCGATACGGCTTCGGCCCTTCGTGGTGTGGAAATCGGTGCCGATGTCATGCTGAAAGGAACCCGCGTGGACGGCATCTATACCGCTGACCCGGAGAAAGACCCTTCTGCTACCAAGTTCGATTTTATCACTTATGACGAGATTTATGCACGTGGATTGAAGGTGATGGATTTGACCGCAACTACCCTTTGCAAGGAAAACAAACTGCCGATTATCGTGTTTGATATGGATACCGTGGGCAACCTGAAGAAGGTGATGTCAGGCGAAAATATCGGGACAGTTGTCGGTTTCTGATAAAATCACTAATTTTGTTCGGCTAAATAACGGACCCAACTGGTTATAATACTGTTATTTGCCAACCCCATTTGTAAATAATTACGCAAAACTCATAACTCAAAAAACTATCCGTAATCATGGTTGATGTAAAAAAACACCTGAACGACGCTGAAGAGAAGATGCAACACGCGGTGATGTATCTTGAAGAGACTCTGGACCACATCCGTGCCGGCAAAGCCAATCCAAAATTGCTTGACGGCGTGAAAGTTGAATATTACGGTTCGCACGTACCTGTAAGCAACGTGGCGACCGTATCTACCCCTGATGCCCGCACCATTACAGTTCAGCCATGGGAAAAAAGCATGCTTCGTGAGATTGAGAAAGCCATCATCAACTCAGAAGTGGGAATCATGCCGGATAACAACGGTGAAATCATCCGTCTGGCTATTCCTCCATTGACTGAGGAGCGTCGTAAAATATTGGCAAAACAGGCTAAACAGGATGCTGAGCACGCTAAAGTGAGTGTACGTAACGCTCGCCGTGACGCTATCGAAGCATTGAAAAAGCTGATTAAAGAAGGCTTGGCTGAAGATGCTGAAAAAGATGCTGAAGCTGATGTTCAGAAAATCCACGACCGCTACATCAAAAAAGTGGACGAACTTTACGCCGCTAAAGAAAAAGAAATCATGACTGTATAATCCAGTCATTTACATTACATAAAACACAAAGACGCTAAAGCGCAAAGGCTGGTAACGGTCTGCGAATTGGCGTCTTTGTTTTATCTACTTAATTGCACTCGAAGAATGAAAGGACTCGTTATAAAAAACACCGGAAGCTGGTATCAGGTCAAGACCGATGACGGCCGTTTGGTCGATTGTAAAATCAAAGGCAATTTCCGTCTGAAAGGGATTCGCAGTACCAATCCCATCACGGTGGGCGACCGGGTAGGCATTATCATTAATAACGAGGGAACAGCCTTCATTCACGAAATAGAGGAACGGAAAAACTACATCATCCGCAAAGCCTCCAACCTCTCCAAACAGTCACACATCCTGGCCGCAAATCTGGATCAGGCATTCCTCATTGTCACGATCAACAATCCGGTGACGACAACCGTATTTATCGACCGTTTCCTGGCATCGGCCGAGGCGTACCGCATCCCGGTGAAGCTGGTCTTCAACAAATTCGACTCATTAGATGAAGAAGACCGCGATTATGCTGAAGCATTGATTCACCTGTACGGGACAATCGGCTACCCTTCATTCCGCGTTTCGGCATTGACCGGTGAAGGCATTGACCTGCTGCAAGAGGACATCAACGGCAAAATCACTTTGCTATCCGGCCATTCCGGTGTTGGTAAATCGACATTAATCAATGCCCTAATCCCCGGCGTAAAAGCCCGGACCGGCGACATCTCTGGCTACCACCACAAAGGGATGCACACCACTACATTTTCCGAAATGTTTGAAGTGCCCACCGGAGGCTACATCATTGATACTCCGGGCATCAAGGGATTCGGCACCATCGACTTCAAACAGGAAGAGGTGGCTCACTATTTCCCCGAAATCTTCAAGGTATCGGACGGTTGCAAATTCAACAACTGCACCCACCGTCACGAACCGGGCTGCGCTGTACTCGAAGCTGTGGAGAAACATTACATCAGTGAATCGCGCTACCAAAGCTACCTCAACATCCTTGAAGACGGTGAGGAGACCAAGTACCGCTCAAAACTCTAACGCGTGACTCTTTCCCCTTCCGAAAAATCGGCATTGATCAAGCAGGAGGCGCTGCGATTGGGCTTCGACTGCTGTGGAATTGCCCCCGCGGGCGATGTGGGAGAAGACCGCGAACGTGTCTCCCAATGGCTCGCTGAAGGAAATCACGGCGAAATGGGCTACATGGCCAACCATTTCGAAAAACGCTGCGACCCGACGTTGCTTGTGGAAGGCGCAAAGTCGGTCATCATATTTGCCCACAATTATTTTCCACAAGAAGAACAGGCCCCTCACCTCCCTCAAATATCTTATTACGCCTATGGCAAGGACTACCATGAGGTGATCAAGCAAAAACTTTTTGCCCTGATGGAGTTTATCCACCGCGAAATAGAGCCGGTGGAAGGTCGTGCATTCGTGGATTCGGCTCCCGTGCTCGAACGTTACTGGGCCAAACGTGCCGGACTGGGTTGGATTGGTAAAAACAACCTGCTGATTATCCCCGGCAAAGGGTCGTTCTTTTTTCTCTCCGAACTGATTCTCAACATCGACCTGGCTTACGACGAGCCTTATACCGAATCGCATTGCGGCCAATGCACCCGCTGTGCCAATGCCTGCCCCACCGGAGCATTGTCGAAGCACAAACTCGATGCCCGCAAATGCCTTTCCTACCTCACCATTGAGAAGAAAGGGGAGTTTTCACTCGAAATCGAAACGCTGCGCAACCGCTTGTATGGCTGCGACATTTGCCAGCAGGTCTGCCCGTGGAACCGTTTCGCGCAACCGCATCTGACACCGGAGTTCCTCCCCTCCTCTGACTTTCTCCAATATGATTTGGCTAAATGGCAAAGCCTCACCGAAGAGGATTTCCGTCAACACTTCCGTCATTCTCCCATTAAGCGGACGGGATTTGTTGGGATTCAGCGGAATGCGGGCAAGATCTAATCCTCTATTTTTCCATTCTGCTTTCTACAAAATGTAGATTTATGGCACTATAACGTTTTGTGTGGGTAGTGTCTTTTAGGCTAAAATCGCCTAAATTGTTAGCCACGAATACACGAATAAGAAAGTAACTTTTCTTTTCCTGTTTTGGAAAAGCATTTGTGATATTGGACATGTATTTATTCAAGATTTCAAAGTCCCATTCAACATTCCACAAAATGGAGAACCTTCACTCAATACCCCGACAAGCCTCTACTAAATGTAGATGGTAGAATCACCTCTCATTCTGCATTCTACAAAATGTAGAGCATTGACGAAGCACAAAACGAAACTTCTGCAATTTGCAGGAACTTCGCATACTATTGATTCAAGCCCGTGCAAAATGCAGGAACCAGAATAGCATCTCAACCAAGCTCCTGCATTTTGCACGAGGTTGAATCGGGTCTCATTCAAGTTGCTGCAAAATGCACTAAGGCAAATTGAATGTCATTCATCCTCCTGCAATTTGCACGAACAAGAATGGCATCTCAGGCAACCTCCTGCAAAACGCAGCCGGTTGAATTTGACTCCAACCAACTTCCTGCAAAATGCAGCAGCATAATCCGTGTCATCCGTGTACCAATAATTCGTATTTTTGAGGCAGAAATCAATAAACAATGACCCCACATCCCCTGCATTTTTTCAAACATCCGATTGACTCCCTTGCATTGCCGGAGAAGTTTACCTATCCGTTCAATTACACGCCACATCCCCTGTGCGTGGTGGCCAGCGGGGAGGTGCAGGATTACTTGCGCACCCGAACCGATTGGGCAGAAGAGTTGAGCGAGGGAAAAATGTTTGGGGTGCTTGTCGTGCAAACCGACTCGGGAGAATTGGGCTATCTGGCAGCATTCTCCGGCAATCTGGCCGGGCGGAATGACCATGAATATTTTGTACCGCCGGTGTTTGATTTGTTGCATAAGGATGGCTTCTTCAAGATGGAAGAGCGCGAGATTACGGCTATTAATCACCGCATTCGTCAGTTGTCACATGCACCGGAATGCATCGCTTGCCATGCTTTGTTGAAACAAGAAACTCATCAGGCGCAACAAGAACTGGCTTCGCAAAAAGCCCTGCTCAAAGCCAACAAAGCAACACGTGACGAGCGTCGCAATAGCAATCCTTCATTAAGTGAAAATGAGTTGGCGGAAATGGTGAGGGTGAGCCAGTTTGAGAAGGCGGAATATAAGCGACTGGAAAAACGGTGGCAGACCCGATTGGCGGAATTTCAGCAAGAG
Proteins encoded in this window:
- the frr gene encoding ribosome recycling factor translates to MVDVKKHLNDAEEKMQHAVMYLEETLDHIRAGKANPKLLDGVKVEYYGSHVPVSNVATVSTPDARTITVQPWEKSMLREIEKAIINSEVGIMPDNNGEIIRLAIPPLTEERRKILAKQAKQDAEHAKVSVRNARRDAIEALKKLIKEGLAEDAEKDAEADVQKIHDRYIKKVDELYAAKEKEIMTV
- the queG gene encoding tRNA epoxyqueuosine(34) reductase QueG codes for the protein MTLSPSEKSALIKQEALRLGFDCCGIAPAGDVGEDRERVSQWLAEGNHGEMGYMANHFEKRCDPTLLVEGAKSVIIFAHNYFPQEEQAPHLPQISYYAYGKDYHEVIKQKLFALMEFIHREIEPVEGRAFVDSAPVLERYWAKRAGLGWIGKNNLLIIPGKGSFFFLSELILNIDLAYDEPYTESHCGQCTRCANACPTGALSKHKLDARKCLSYLTIEKKGEFSLEIETLRNRLYGCDICQQVCPWNRFAQPHLTPEFLPSSDFLQYDLAKWQSLTEEDFRQHFRHSPIKRTGFVGIQRNAGKI
- the pyrH gene encoding UMP kinase — translated: MAKYNRILLKLSGESLMGEKQYGIDEVRLNEYAEQIKEISAMGIQIGIVIGGGNIFRGLSGAAKGFDRVKGDQMGMLATVINSLALSSALTAIGQPARIFTATPMYPIGEHYSNLKAIEAMNHGEIAILSGGTGNPFFTTDTASALRGVEIGADVMLKGTRVDGIYTADPEKDPSATKFDFITYDEIYARGLKVMDLTATTLCKENKLPIIVFDMDTVGNLKKVMSGENIGTVVGF
- the rsgA gene encoding ribosome small subunit-dependent GTPase A, with product MKGLVIKNTGSWYQVKTDDGRLVDCKIKGNFRLKGIRSTNPITVGDRVGIIINNEGTAFIHEIEERKNYIIRKASNLSKQSHILAANLDQAFLIVTINNPVTTTVFIDRFLASAEAYRIPVKLVFNKFDSLDEEDRDYAEALIHLYGTIGYPSFRVSALTGEGIDLLQEDINGKITLLSGHSGVGKSTLINALIPGVKARTGDISGYHHKGMHTTTFSEMFEVPTGGYIIDTPGIKGFGTIDFKQEEVAHYFPEIFKVSDGCKFNNCTHRHEPGCAVLEAVEKHYISESRYQSYLNILEDGEETKYRSKL
- a CDS encoding RNA polymerase sigma factor — translated: MEYNELEIIRQLQNPEKQRQAFAKVVARYSEKLYWQIRKMVISHDDTDDVLQNTFMKAWVNIESFRGESKLSTWLYRIAINESITFLNKQNSHSTVEMDDTESYLANKLESDDWFDGDELQMKLQKAILRLPEKQRLVFNMRYFDEMKYEEMSDILGTSVGALKASYHHAAKKIEDFMTKDI